From a region of the Candidatus Nealsonbacteria bacterium CG07_land_8_20_14_0_80_39_13 genome:
- a CDS encoding tyrosine--tRNA ligase, with the protein MEINTDANRIEEILTRGVEEIIDKGHLKKELFSGRKLRIKHGVDPTGPKIHIGRATQLWKLKAFQDLGHQIVLIIGDFTAQIGDASDKQEMRRSLSAEEIKENMKDYLPQIYKILDAKKTEVHYNSEWLDKLSAKDLLSLSANFTAQQMIQRRNFKERWDGGTPIGLYELNYPLFQGYDSVAVKADLEIGGFDQLFNLKAGRDIQRAFKQEPQDIMTLKMLFGLDGRKMSTSWGNIIAIVDNPKDMYGKLMSMKDELIIDYFELCAEISLPEIEKIKEQLKDKKVNPRDIKARLAFEIVKMYHGEKEAREAGEEFSKIFTEKQIPSDIPNCKLKTSSYKLLDLLVETKIASSKAEARRLIEQGGVKIDGQIQNDWQEIVETPARGRSSSGRKEGMILQSGKRKFVKLV; encoded by the coding sequence ATGGAAATTAATACTGACGCTAATCGCATAGAAGAAATTCTGACACGGGGAGTGGAGGAAATTATTGATAAGGGACACCTTAAAAAGGAGTTGTTTTCCGGTAGGAAATTAAGAATTAAACACGGGGTTGATCCGACCGGTCCGAAAATTCATATCGGAAGAGCCACCCAGCTTTGGAAGTTGAAAGCCTTTCAGGATTTGGGACACCAGATTGTTTTGATTATAGGAGATTTTACCGCTCAAATCGGAGACGCTTCTGATAAACAGGAAATGCGTCGTTCTTTGTCTGCGGAAGAAATTAAAGAAAATATGAAAGATTATCTCCCTCAAATTTATAAGATTTTGGACGCTAAAAAAACAGAAGTTCATTATAACAGCGAATGGCTGGACAAATTAAGCGCCAAAGACTTACTTTCCCTGTCTGCGAATTTTACCGCTCAACAGATGATTCAGCGGAGGAATTTTAAGGAACGCTGGGATGGCGGAACTCCCATCGGCCTTTATGAATTGAATTATCCTCTTTTCCAGGGTTATGATTCCGTGGCAGTGAAGGCCGATTTGGAAATCGGAGGATTTGACCAGTTATTTAACTTGAAAGCGGGCAGAGATATTCAAAGAGCCTTTAAGCAAGAACCTCAAGATATTATGACCTTGAAAATGCTTTTTGGCCTTGACGGACGGAAAATGTCAACGAGTTGGGGGAACATAATCGCCATCGTTGATAATCCTAAGGATATGTACGGGAAACTGATGTCGATGAAAGATGAATTAATAATAGACTACTTTGAGCTTTGCGCAGAAATATCTTTACCCGAGATTGAAAAGATAAAGGAACAATTAAAAGATAAAAAAGTAAATCCGCGCGACATAAAGGCGCGCTTGGCTTTTGAAATTGTAAAAATGTATCACGGTGAAAAAGAAGCAAGAGAAGCCGGGGAGGAGTTCAGTAAGATTTTTACGGAAAAACAAATACCTTCTGATATCCCAAACTGTAAACTCAAAACTTCAAGTTATAAATTATTGGATTTGCTGGTTGAAACAAAAATTGCTTCCTCAAAAGCGGAAGCAAGAAGATTGATTGAGCAGGGAGGGGTAAAGATTGACGGTCAAATCCAAAATGATTGGCAAGAAATTGTTGAAACTCCGGCCAGAGGCCGGTCGTCTTCTGGACGAAAGGAGGGAATGATTTTGCAATCAGGCAAAAGAAAATTCGTTAAGTTAGTTTAG
- a CDS encoding 50S ribosomal protein L34 — protein MSFTYNPKKKKRQRTHGYRARQATKGGKDVLVRRRRKGRKKLTV, from the coding sequence ATGTCATTTACTTATAATCCTAAGAAAAAGAAAAGGCAGAGAACCCACGGATATAGGGCCCGCCAAGCAACAAAAGGAGGAAAGGATGTTTTGGTCAGGAGAAGGCGGAAGGGCAGAAAAAAGCTTACAGTGTAA
- a CDS encoding YebC/PmpR family DNA-binding transcriptional regulator translates to MSGHSHAKTVKRVKDANDALKGKIFSKISREVTIAVKEGGGDQESNSRLRILIQKAKKANMPKENVEKAIKKGTGELASETLETVTFEILGPKGIAVIVEGITDNKNRTLGDIKSILVRTNGKLADEGSTKWLFDRKGEIVFHISEPRSDGIPQNAGQTEGNQDKDKMELAAIEAGAEDIYCDEDVFGVYTRPEDLEKVKREMEAKGFAPESVSLSWKAKSEIALDEKGIEACQKLFDELDKNDAVQEIYSNLKL, encoded by the coding sequence ATGTCAGGACATAGCCATGCCAAAACAGTAAAAAGAGTTAAAGACGCCAATGACGCCTTAAAGGGGAAGATTTTCTCAAAAATTTCCCGCGAAGTTACGATTGCAGTTAAAGAAGGAGGTGGCGACCAGGAAAGCAATTCAAGGCTTCGTATCCTTATCCAAAAAGCGAAAAAGGCCAATATGCCGAAAGAAAATGTTGAAAAAGCGATTAAAAAAGGAACAGGAGAACTGGCCAGCGAAACTCTGGAAACAGTAACTTTTGAAATATTAGGGCCTAAGGGAATCGCCGTCATCGTTGAAGGAATAACTGATAACAAAAATCGGACGCTCGGTGACATTAAGAGTATTCTTGTTCGGACAAATGGAAAATTAGCTGATGAAGGCTCTACGAAATGGCTATTTGATAGAAAAGGGGAAATTGTTTTTCATATCTCCGAGCCCCGCAGCGACGGGATCCCGCAAAATGCGGGACAGACGGAAGGGAACCAAGACAAAGATAAAATGGAGTTGGCGGCTATTGAGGCCGGGGCCGAAGATATTTACTGCGACGAAGACGTTTTCGGAGTCTACACAAGGCCGGAGGATTTAGAAAAAGTAAAAAGGGAAATGGAAGCAAAAGGATTTGCCCCAGAATCGGTTTCTTTGTCATGGAAAGCGAAAAGCGAAATTGCTTTAGACGAAAAAGGGATAGAAGCCTGCCAAAAATTATTTGATGAGTTGGACAAAAACGACGCCGTCCAAGAAATCTATTCTAATTTAAAATTATGA
- the dnaA gene encoding chromosomal replication initiator protein DnaA has protein sequence MENEKLWQGVMAQIQLNISPANFATWFRSTRISSIDDGVVVVSVPNSFAKEWLENKYGKTILKILRDTDKKIKETRYEIEKKTLKAKPQKREATTSSTAGQMALEGIDTDKNTNLNPKYIFENFIIGSFNELAHAAGWAVAKNPGKIYNPLFIYGGTGLGKTHLLQAIGNEISKNSAGGECPKRVKYVSSEKFTSGVVSAIKNQQMDKLRESYQKIDVLIIDDIQFLAGKEKTQEEFFHTFNYLYEKNKQIILSSDRPPKAIPSLAERLRSRFEGGMTADISLPDYETRVAILKAKCQEKELGVSADILGYIATNIQKNIRELEGALNRLAAHQKLTNQTINIENAKTLLKNIISPPIKAINPKKILQVVAEFYDLKEAELLSVSRKKEIVKPRQVAMFLLRKELKNSFPFIGRRFGGKDHTTAIHAYEKILRETGDNEELNEEISIIKQRIFTA, from the coding sequence ATGGAAAACGAAAAACTTTGGCAGGGAGTGATGGCCCAAATCCAATTAAATATTTCTCCGGCTAATTTTGCCACTTGGTTCAGAAGTACAAGGATATCGTCCATAGACGATGGAGTGGTTGTTGTTTCCGTCCCCAATTCTTTCGCCAAAGAGTGGCTGGAAAATAAATATGGAAAAACTATATTGAAAATCCTGCGCGATACAGACAAAAAGATAAAAGAGACAAGATATGAAATAGAAAAAAAGACGCTCAAGGCCAAGCCCCAAAAAAGAGAAGCCACCACATCTTCAACCGCAGGACAGATGGCGCTTGAAGGGATAGATACCGACAAAAACACAAATCTCAACCCTAAATATATTTTTGAAAACTTTATTATCGGATCTTTCAATGAGCTGGCTCACGCCGCCGGCTGGGCAGTAGCCAAAAATCCCGGAAAGATATATAACCCTCTTTTCATTTACGGCGGGACAGGGCTGGGGAAAACCCACCTTCTTCAGGCAATAGGGAACGAGATATCCAAAAACTCCGCCGGAGGGGAATGTCCCAAAAGAGTTAAATATGTTTCTTCTGAAAAATTCACTTCCGGAGTTGTTTCCGCCATCAAGAACCAGCAGATGGATAAATTGAGGGAAAGCTACCAGAAAATTGACGTTCTGATTATTGATGATATCCAATTTCTGGCCGGGAAAGAAAAAACTCAAGAAGAATTCTTCCACACGTTTAATTATCTCTATGAAAAAAACAAGCAAATAATACTTTCTTCCGATAGGCCACCCAAGGCCATACCTTCTTTAGCCGAGAGATTAAGGTCAAGATTTGAAGGAGGAATGACGGCTGACATAAGCCTGCCCGACTATGAGACGAGGGTGGCGATATTAAAAGCTAAATGCCAAGAGAAAGAACTGGGTGTTTCTGCAGACATATTGGGATATATAGCCACCAACATACAAAAGAATATCAGAGAACTGGAGGGCGCTTTAAACAGACTGGCCGCCCATCAAAAACTTACCAACCAGACAATCAACATTGAGAACGCCAAAACCCTGCTGAAAAACATAATATCTCCGCCGATAAAAGCGATAAATCCTAAAAAAATCCTCCAAGTTGTGGCTGAATTTTATGACCTGAAAGAAGCGGAATTGCTTTCTGTTTCCAGAAAGAAAGAAATAGTCAAACCGAGGCAAGTGGCTATGTTTTTATTGAGAAAAGAATTAAAAAACTCTTTCCCTTTTATAGGAAGAAGGTTTGGAGGGAAAGATCATACAACAGCCATCCACGCCTATGAAAAAATATTAAGAGAAACCGGCGACAATGAAGAACTTAATGAAGAAATCAGTATAATAAAACAAAGGATTTTTACCGCCTGA
- a CDS encoding crossover junction endodeoxyribonuclease RuvC — protein MIVLGIDPGLANIGYGIIKELKAPLLDKKGVLKCLGYGLIQTDPAFYLAERLHKLNKELNAIIKEYEPSIIAMENVYFFKNPKSVMAVKQAEGVILLTATKKGIPVYAFNPLQVKFALTGYGRSEKKEVQEKITSTLNLREIPKPDDVADALAIALAYYKIKYTDCCKKSRRLN, from the coding sequence ATGATCGTTTTGGGAATAGACCCTGGTCTGGCAAATATAGGATACGGAATAATCAAAGAACTAAAAGCCCCGTTGCTGGACAAGAAGGGGGTTTTAAAATGCTTAGGATATGGGCTAATACAAACAGACCCAGCTTTTTATCTGGCTGAACGGCTCCATAAATTGAACAAAGAACTCAATGCAATAATAAAAGAATACGAGCCGAGTATAATAGCTATGGAAAATGTCTATTTCTTCAAGAATCCAAAAAGCGTTATGGCTGTCAAACAGGCAGAAGGAGTTATTTTACTGACGGCCACAAAAAAAGGAATACCTGTTTACGCTTTCAATCCTTTGCAGGTAAAATTCGCTTTGACCGGCTATGGCCGAAGCGAAAAAAAAGAAGTGCAGGAAAAAATAACCTCCACTCTTAACTTAAGAGAAATACCTAAGCCGGATGACGTCGCCGACGCTTTAGCGATAGCCTTAGCTTACTACAAAATCAAATACACTGATTGTTGCAAAAAATCCCGCCGCCTAAACTAA
- the dnaN gene encoding DNA polymerase III subunit beta, with the protein MKIEILQEKLKQGIQVIEKVSQKSLSLPILQNVLLNAENNFLGLEATNLETGIKWWSLAKVEKDGKALAPIKIFSSLIGLSPNKKLSLFSKKTDIVVECQDNKTTLKGFDPNDFPIIPQPKEGGSVSVESALFCSALSQIVDIASLSGVRPEISGIYFLFQEKELKMAATDSFRLGEKRMPVKKSFSGDVSMILPQQAAREIVSIFGEKEGALDIYFSPNQVLFESIMAETKHPQIQLVSKLIEGDYPNYQEIIPQKSDIKAVLKKEEFLNQVKAAGLFGGKSNEVNLKVNPEKKRIEIFSQSSELGEYESFLSGDIKGNPLSISFNYKFLLDGISKIKGEDIVFELTNEEGPGVLKQSGKDDFFYVLMPIKAN; encoded by the coding sequence ATGAAAATAGAAATTTTACAGGAAAAATTAAAACAGGGAATTCAGGTCATTGAAAAGGTTTCTCAAAAATCCCTTTCTTTACCAATTCTTCAAAATGTTTTGTTAAATGCGGAAAATAATTTTTTAGGACTTGAGGCGACAAATCTTGAGACTGGTATAAAATGGTGGTCTTTGGCTAAAGTTGAAAAAGACGGCAAGGCTCTGGCGCCAATTAAAATTTTTTCCAGTTTAATCGGGCTTTCTCCCAATAAAAAACTTTCCTTATTTTCAAAAAAAACAGATATTGTTGTTGAGTGCCAAGACAATAAAACAACTCTTAAGGGTTTTGATCCTAATGATTTTCCCATAATTCCCCAACCCAAAGAGGGCGGGAGCGTTTCAGTGGAATCAGCTCTTTTTTGTTCAGCTTTGAGTCAAATAGTTGATATTGCTTCCCTTTCCGGGGTCAGGCCGGAAATTTCAGGCATATATTTTCTTTTTCAAGAAAAAGAATTAAAGATGGCGGCCACGGATAGTTTTAGGCTGGGAGAAAAAAGGATGCCGGTTAAAAAATCTTTTTCCGGCGACGTTTCAATGATTTTGCCCCAGCAGGCGGCCAGAGAAATTGTCAGTATTTTTGGAGAGAAAGAAGGGGCATTGGACATATATTTCTCGCCCAATCAGGTTCTTTTTGAGTCAATTATGGCTGAAACAAAACATCCTCAAATCCAGTTAGTTTCTAAATTAATAGAAGGCGATTATCCTAATTATCAGGAGATAATTCCTCAAAAGTCAGACATAAAAGCTGTCCTTAAAAAAGAGGAATTTTTGAATCAGGTCAAGGCGGCCGGACTTTTCGGAGGGAAATCTAATGAAGTCAATTTAAAGGTAAATCCCGAAAAGAAAAGAATTGAAATCTTCAGTCAAAGTTCTGAATTGGGGGAGTATGAGAGCTTTTTGTCCGGCGATATAAAGGGAAATCCATTGAGTATTTCTTTCAACTATAAATTTTTATTGGACGGAATTTCCAAAATAAAAGGAGAGGATATTGTTTTTGAGCTTACCAACGAAGAGGGCCCCGGGGTTTTGAAGCAGTCAGGCAAAGATGATTTTTTCTACGTTCTGATGCCCATCAAAGCCAACTAA